The following are from one region of the Paenalkalicoccus suaedae genome:
- a CDS encoding GNAT family N-acetyltransferase has translation MIQDNELTIRPVTEQDLPALWALTYRDENPEWKKWDAPYFAHKAIPFETYMEKQHTLVNQEDYWLIEVSDKIIGTVSYYWEHEPSRWLEMGIGIYDSAYWSGGYGTRALKLWIEHLFATMPLVRVGYTTWSGNYRMVKVGEKLGMTMEARLRKCRYYNAEYYDSIRMGLLREEWEHDATTV, from the coding sequence ATGATACAAGACAACGAACTTACAATCCGTCCTGTCACGGAGCAGGATTTGCCTGCGCTTTGGGCACTTACGTATCGGGACGAGAATCCGGAATGGAAGAAGTGGGATGCGCCTTATTTTGCGCACAAAGCTATACCGTTTGAAACGTATATGGAGAAACAGCATACTCTCGTTAACCAAGAAGATTATTGGCTCATTGAGGTCTCGGATAAAATCATCGGGACGGTGAGCTACTACTGGGAGCACGAGCCGTCGCGTTGGCTGGAGATGGGGATTGGGATTTACGATTCGGCGTATTGGAGCGGGGGCTATGGTACGCGTGCGCTCAAGCTTTGGATTGAGCATTTGTTTGCGACAATGCCGCTTGTGCGTGTCGGCTACACGACGTGGTCTGGCAACTATCGCATGGTCAAGGTTGGCGAGAAGCTTGGGATGACGATGGAGGCGCGGCTGCGGAAGTGTCGCTACTATAATGCCGAGTACTACGATTCGATTCGGATGGGGCTACTTAGGGAGGAGTGGGAGCATGATGCTACGACCGTTTAA
- a CDS encoding extracellular solute-binding protein has protein sequence MKKWTVVVSLMSASVLAACSNGGDEGTNGASEAADGEPRQLLIWANDDDEEHVAALAAGFTEETGIEVEVVPFAMDEQEQSISLDGPSGRGPDLFYQPGVGNLALTGLVQPMEVDEEILAQYSEGSTEALSYQGELYGLPAVVETLAMYYNQDVIPEAPETMEELEAIAADMTDPSNDQFGFLYPATDFYFSFPFMAGYGAYIFAEEEGVYDQTDVGLANDGAIQAGEMFQRWYENGYLMVGVNNDIAQGLFTDGNVAAIINGPWALRELEESLGDSLATAPLPQLDNGEYPRTFLGTKGWMLSEYSDYPEEATQLAIHLTSEESLAEFYRATGEMPANSALLESEEFQNDPLLTGFATQLERAEPFIPLPALSAVWDPMADALEFISTGENVEEALEESVEMIETDISQFYTE, from the coding sequence ATGAAAAAGTGGACGGTAGTAGTGAGTTTGATGTCGGCGAGCGTGCTCGCGGCGTGTAGTAATGGCGGGGACGAAGGAACAAACGGTGCGAGTGAGGCGGCGGACGGTGAGCCTCGGCAACTGCTGATTTGGGCGAACGATGATGATGAGGAGCATGTGGCGGCGCTTGCGGCGGGATTTACGGAGGAGACAGGAATTGAGGTTGAGGTCGTACCGTTTGCGATGGATGAGCAGGAGCAGTCGATTTCGCTTGATGGACCGTCTGGGCGCGGTCCCGACTTGTTTTATCAGCCTGGCGTAGGTAATTTAGCGCTGACGGGGCTCGTGCAACCGATGGAGGTTGATGAGGAGATTTTGGCGCAGTATTCGGAGGGTTCGACGGAGGCGCTTAGCTATCAGGGCGAGCTTTACGGGCTTCCTGCCGTGGTCGAAACGTTGGCGATGTACTATAATCAGGACGTTATTCCAGAGGCGCCGGAGACGATGGAGGAGCTTGAAGCAATTGCGGCTGACATGACGGATCCTTCTAACGATCAGTTTGGCTTCTTATATCCTGCGACCGATTTCTATTTTTCGTTCCCCTTTATGGCGGGATATGGAGCTTATATTTTCGCAGAAGAAGAAGGGGTCTACGATCAGACGGACGTCGGTTTAGCGAATGATGGCGCGATTCAGGCAGGCGAGATGTTCCAGCGTTGGTATGAGAACGGCTATTTGATGGTCGGGGTAAATAACGATATTGCGCAGGGGCTGTTTACGGACGGTAACGTTGCGGCGATTATTAACGGACCGTGGGCGCTTCGAGAGCTAGAGGAGTCGCTTGGCGATAGTTTAGCAACGGCGCCACTACCGCAGCTCGATAACGGTGAGTATCCGCGCACGTTTTTAGGTACGAAGGGCTGGATGTTGTCCGAGTACTCCGACTATCCAGAGGAGGCAACGCAACTTGCGATTCACCTGACGTCGGAGGAATCGTTAGCGGAATTTTACCGCGCAACGGGCGAAATGCCGGCGAATTCAGCGCTGTTAGAGAGTGAAGAATTCCAGAACGATCCGTTGTTAACAGGCTTCGCCACGCAGCTTGAGCGCGCGGAGCCATTCATCCCACTGCCAGCCCTCTCCGCAGTTTGGGATCCAATGGCCGACGCCCTCGAATTTATTTCAACGGGTGAAAATGTGGAAGAGGCGCTTGAAGAATCCGTAGAAATGATTGAGACAGACATTTCACAGTTTTATACGGAGTAA
- a CDS encoding GNAT family N-acetyltransferase: MMLRPFNTADLPRIAELWLETNVRAHDFVPESYWRGNLDAVREMLPEATIFVWEENRVIAGFIGLSDSYIAGIFVDATHQSRGVGRRLLDYVKVEHDKLVLRVYRKNVRARAFYKREGFVEVSESVDEATGEVEVMMEWERG; the protein is encoded by the coding sequence ATGATGCTACGACCGTTTAATACCGCTGATCTACCGCGCATCGCCGAGCTATGGCTCGAGACAAATGTGCGCGCACACGACTTCGTGCCCGAGAGCTACTGGCGGGGCAATCTCGACGCCGTACGCGAGATGCTGCCCGAGGCAACCATCTTTGTCTGGGAGGAAAATAGGGTCATAGCTGGCTTTATTGGCTTGAGCGATTCGTATATCGCAGGCATTTTTGTAGATGCTACGCATCAGTCGAGAGGCGTCGGTCGGCGCTTGCTCGATTATGTAAAGGTGGAGCATGATAAGCTTGTGCTGCGTGTTTATAGGAAAAACGTCCGCGCGAGGGCGTTCTACAAGCGCGAAGGCTTCGTTGAGGTGAGCGAGAGTGTAGACGAAGCCACAGGTGAGGTAGAAGTGATGATGGAGTGGGAGCGGGGGTAA
- a CDS encoding LacI family DNA-binding transcriptional regulator has translation MATIRDVAKSAGVSVATVSRVLNKKGYVSKESEKAVMSAIASLNYEPNSVARTLNNKSSSMIGLVVPDITNPFFPELARAIEDVANIYGYTVVLCNTDEEVKKEKQYLHALKQKYIDGIILTTSSLSDEDYSKLNIPIVALDRVIDDKTPSVFSDNKKGGEMATEHLIANGCKYLAHIRGPIGVGPADDRYEGFVETAEKFNVPYIVVNADFHLDRSREVAEELLRNHPNIDGIFASSDVAAAGVMKAAHSVGRLIPENLNVIGFDGIPMGTMLTPALTTVKQPIYDMGALATRLLIKQVEKTRLDTYHYKLETKLVVRETTKNLEVSHE, from the coding sequence ATGGCGACGATTAGAGATGTTGCTAAAAGTGCTGGAGTATCTGTCGCAACAGTTTCTCGCGTGCTTAACAAAAAAGGTTATGTGAGTAAGGAATCAGAGAAGGCTGTCATGTCAGCTATTGCGTCTTTAAACTACGAGCCTAACTCTGTTGCAAGGACACTAAATAATAAATCTTCTAGCATGATTGGGCTCGTCGTTCCAGATATCACAAACCCCTTCTTTCCTGAACTAGCTAGAGCCATAGAAGATGTGGCTAACATTTACGGATATACGGTTGTTTTATGTAATACAGATGAGGAAGTTAAAAAAGAGAAACAATATCTACATGCATTAAAGCAAAAATATATAGATGGAATTATCTTAACAACCTCTAGCTTGTCAGACGAAGATTATAGCAAGTTGAATATTCCGATTGTAGCCTTAGACCGTGTGATCGATGATAAAACCCCTTCTGTCTTTTCTGATAATAAGAAGGGCGGAGAAATGGCTACAGAACACTTAATAGCGAATGGATGTAAGTATCTTGCGCATATTCGAGGGCCGATAGGAGTTGGGCCTGCAGATGATCGGTATGAGGGGTTCGTTGAGACAGCTGAAAAGTTTAACGTTCCATATATCGTTGTGAACGCTGATTTTCATCTAGATCGATCTCGCGAAGTAGCAGAAGAATTATTGCGTAATCATCCTAATATAGATGGTATTTTTGCCAGTAGTGATGTTGCGGCCGCAGGAGTAATGAAGGCTGCTCATTCTGTAGGACGTTTGATTCCAGAGAACTTGAATGTGATTGGTTTTGATGGTATTCCTATGGGAACCATGTTAACGCCTGCTCTTACTACAGTGAAGCAACCAATTTATGATATGGGTGCATTAGCAACTAGACTTTTAATTAAGCAAGTCGAGAAAACAAGACTTGATACGTATCACTATAAGCTTGAGACTAAACTAGTTGTGAGAGAAACAACGAAGAATTTGGAGGTATCACATGAGTAA
- a CDS encoding LacI family DNA-binding transcriptional regulator yields MSKKPTMQDVATHANVSIATVSYVLNGVKKVSDKTKEKVFESIRELNYYPDSSAVSLSRRKSNLIGILIPMLGDSPAAMFKKNIYYNEFVSGIEVISRKNNYDTMISGVAEPEDVKGWVKKRNLDGLIYIGELPENLYEELIQLDVPLVLIDTYAKEAANYNNVRIQDERGGYLATKHLIELGHTKVAFVPTNLQTSPVDLHRMNGYRRALSESGIAFDEDLVFESYDVKFEQPALVNRIVTADPAPTGIVTVSDVLAIGVINELKKLGKSVPDDYSVIGFDDLIISEYITPPLTTVRQDIFTKGRTAAELVIASIEEESHGHNTVVLPVELVERESTRKL; encoded by the coding sequence ATGAGTAAAAAGCCTACTATGCAGGATGTGGCGACGCATGCGAATGTGTCGATTGCGACGGTGTCCTATGTGCTGAATGGCGTTAAAAAGGTGTCGGATAAGACGAAGGAGAAGGTTTTTGAGTCAATTAGAGAGCTAAACTATTATCCCGATTCGTCCGCCGTGAGCCTGTCGCGACGCAAATCGAACCTCATCGGCATCTTGATCCCGATGCTAGGGGATTCGCCCGCAGCCATGTTTAAAAAGAATATTTATTACAACGAGTTCGTGAGCGGCATCGAAGTCATCTCGCGCAAAAATAACTATGACACCATGATCAGCGGCGTCGCCGAGCCTGAGGATGTGAAAGGCTGGGTCAAAAAGCGCAACCTCGATGGCCTGATTTATATCGGCGAGCTACCCGAGAACCTCTATGAAGAGCTCATTCAGCTTGACGTGCCGCTCGTGCTCATCGACACGTATGCGAAGGAAGCGGCCAATTACAACAACGTGCGCATCCAGGATGAGCGCGGCGGATATCTTGCGACCAAGCATTTGATTGAGCTCGGCCATACCAAGGTCGCTTTCGTGCCTACTAATTTGCAAACATCGCCAGTCGATCTGCATCGTATGAATGGATATAGGCGCGCACTTTCGGAGAGTGGCATCGCTTTTGATGAAGACCTCGTGTTTGAATCGTATGACGTAAAGTTTGAGCAACCTGCGCTCGTAAACCGGATCGTTACCGCGGATCCTGCGCCGACCGGTATCGTCACCGTTTCAGATGTGCTCGCAATCGGTGTCATCAACGAGCTGAAGAAGCTTGGTAAAAGCGTGCCGGACGACTATTCGGTCATTGGATTTGACGATTTGATTATAAGTGAATACATTACACCTCCGTTAACGACGGTTCGTCAGGATATTTTTACAAAAGGACGTACAGCGGCGGAGCTTGTTATTGCATCTATTGAAGAAGAAAGTCATGGTCACAATACGGTTGTGTTACCAGTCGAGCTGGTGGAAAGAGAATCAACGAGAAAGCTATAG
- a CDS encoding ABC transporter permease subunit, producing the protein MLSSKQMKSLLATIGPFIGLFLIVTVITILNPSFLSLSNVLNVLRQVSINALIAFGMTFVILTGGIDLSVGAILAFSGAVTATLMAAGVDPILAMMVGLLVGAILGAINGLIISKGKVAPFIATLATMTIYRGLTLVFTDGRPVSGLGESTLFEMLGRGYFFGIPVPAVTMLMSFLVLYLILKKTTFGRRVYAVGGNEEAAILSGIKADRIKIYVYSLTGFLSALAGIILTSRLNSAQPTAGTMYELDAIAAVVLGGTSLTGGRGWIVGTLIGALIIGVLNNGLNLLGVSSFFQQVVKGSVILLAVLLDRKKTA; encoded by the coding sequence ATGTTAAGCAGTAAACAGATGAAATCGTTACTTGCAACGATAGGACCATTCATTGGATTATTCTTAATTGTAACCGTCATCACTATTCTAAATCCAAGTTTTTTGTCCTTATCTAACGTTTTAAACGTATTACGACAAGTTTCTATTAATGCACTAATTGCATTTGGGATGACCTTTGTCATTCTTACTGGAGGTATTGATTTATCAGTTGGTGCAATTCTAGCCTTTTCTGGTGCGGTGACAGCCACGTTAATGGCGGCAGGTGTTGATCCAATTTTAGCTATGATGGTCGGACTTTTAGTCGGAGCCATATTAGGTGCTATTAATGGACTAATCATTTCAAAAGGAAAAGTGGCTCCGTTTATTGCGACACTTGCCACAATGACGATTTACCGTGGTCTTACTCTCGTATTTACAGATGGTCGTCCTGTGTCAGGTTTAGGAGAATCTACTTTATTTGAAATGCTAGGCCGCGGATACTTCTTCGGTATTCCTGTTCCAGCTGTAACAATGCTAATGAGCTTTCTAGTGCTTTATCTCATTCTGAAGAAAACAACGTTTGGACGCCGTGTCTATGCGGTGGGTGGTAATGAGGAAGCAGCAATTCTATCAGGGATTAAGGCGGATCGCATTAAAATTTACGTCTATTCTTTAACTGGATTTTTGTCTGCGCTTGCAGGAATCATATTAACATCTCGTTTAAACTCTGCACAGCCAACGGCTGGAACGATGTATGAGTTAGATGCTATTGCAGCAGTAGTACTAGGTGGAACGAGTTTAACTGGTGGACGTGGGTGGATTGTCGGCACTTTAATAGGTGCCTTAATCATAGGTGTCTTGAATAACGGTTTAAACTTGCTTGGAGTCAGCTCATTTTTCCAACAAGTCGTGAAAGGAAGCGTCATTCTATTAGCCGTTCTTTTAGACCGCAAAAAAACTGCTTAA
- a CDS encoding sugar ABC transporter ATP-binding protein, which produces MVIDMQHIDKSFTGNQVLKDVQFSLKKGEIHALMGENGAGKSTLVKILTGIHQRDNGTVSVKGKEVTYKHPKDAELDGIAVIHQELNILPELTVAENLFLGNEQTVGRFGWLKTKQMNRQAEEKLRELGLDVKATERAGNLSVGKQQIIEIAKSLLTNADIIIMDEPTAALTGKEISTLFKTVRDLQNKGVSFIYISHRMEEIFSLCQRITILRDGEYVGTKVISETSFDEIVKMMVGRELGGRFPDYDLTPGNTKLEVKELTRQGEFEGASLFVREGEILGISGLMGAGRSELVETIFGYRRADSGEIAIDGNITSIKTPLDGIRQQMGFVSEDRKTKGLIVDFSIKDNLNITNFSSISKNGWISNEKEMELYHRLVKKLGVRLAGPNQTAKSLSGGNQQKVVIAKWLGLNPRILILDEPTRGVDVGAKKEIYMIMNELAKAGVAIIMVSSELPEIIGLSSRVAVMHEGRLIKTLERDELSEEGIMHYATGGDKHVKQ; this is translated from the coding sequence ATGGTTATTGATATGCAACATATCGATAAGTCCTTTACTGGCAACCAAGTGCTGAAAGATGTGCAATTTTCCTTAAAAAAAGGTGAGATTCATGCACTAATGGGCGAGAATGGTGCGGGTAAATCGACACTTGTAAAAATTCTTACTGGCATTCATCAGCGTGACAATGGAACCGTATCGGTAAAAGGAAAAGAGGTTACCTATAAACACCCAAAAGATGCAGAATTAGATGGTATAGCAGTTATTCATCAAGAGCTTAATATATTGCCAGAATTAACAGTTGCAGAGAATTTATTTTTAGGCAATGAGCAAACTGTGGGACGTTTTGGGTGGCTTAAAACAAAACAGATGAATCGTCAAGCAGAAGAGAAACTTAGAGAGCTTGGTTTAGATGTCAAAGCTACGGAGCGTGCTGGTAACTTGTCTGTTGGAAAACAACAAATCATTGAAATTGCTAAGTCTTTACTGACGAATGCTGACATCATTATTATGGATGAACCGACAGCTGCTTTAACAGGAAAAGAGATATCTACTCTGTTTAAAACGGTGCGTGACTTACAGAATAAAGGAGTTTCGTTTATTTATATCTCTCACCGAATGGAAGAAATATTCTCTTTATGCCAACGAATCACTATTTTGCGAGACGGTGAGTACGTAGGAACAAAAGTTATATCGGAAACAAGTTTTGACGAGATAGTGAAAATGATGGTGGGACGTGAACTCGGAGGAAGATTCCCAGATTATGACCTTACTCCTGGCAATACAAAGCTTGAGGTTAAAGAGCTGACTCGACAAGGAGAGTTCGAGGGAGCGAGTCTATTTGTAAGAGAAGGAGAAATTTTAGGGATTTCTGGTCTAATGGGAGCCGGAAGATCAGAGTTAGTTGAGACGATCTTTGGCTACCGAAGAGCTGACAGTGGCGAGATTGCGATTGATGGAAATATCACCTCTATAAAAACGCCACTTGACGGTATTCGCCAGCAAATGGGGTTTGTTTCAGAGGATCGAAAAACAAAAGGATTAATTGTAGACTTCTCGATCAAAGATAACTTAAACATCACTAACTTTTCTTCTATATCAAAGAATGGTTGGATATCTAATGAAAAAGAAATGGAGCTTTATCATAGACTTGTTAAAAAATTAGGAGTTAGGCTGGCTGGTCCAAACCAAACGGCAAAATCGCTAAGTGGCGGGAATCAGCAGAAAGTCGTTATAGCAAAGTGGTTAGGACTCAATCCGCGCATTCTTATATTAGATGAACCAACTCGAGGAGTGGACGTTGGAGCGAAAAAAGAGATTTATATGATTATGAATGAACTTGCTAAAGCTGGTGTAGCGATTATTATGGTGTCGTCAGAACTACCTGAGATTATCGGTCTTAGTAGTAGAGTTGCTGTGATGCACGAAGGCAGACTAATAAAGACGCTAGAAAGAGATGAGCTGTCAGAAGAAGGAATCATGCACTATGCGACAGGAGGAGATAAGCATGTTAAGCAGTAA
- a CDS encoding tetratricopeptide repeat protein, giving the protein MKKVLLTLGIVVAVITGFFLLQSESREQISSGAEAQNDITNEVTNDITNEVTNDITHTEANETTDTEVEDIEPLSSQEIESQVDRALEVIAYKDFESVIEILEPVLAADENHQLANELMGHALFFVDDYEQALVHFERLEERSLNLVKAMAELSYLSGDVEKASGYADTAEAEFNAIMEGEGFESRGIEAVNSIWVSAFPALISEGLSLEDMIDVIGIFEAPTRLVLFEELAADTSNYHVIGERGFIDMAMLEASRHDFVAAKRLMEQFHDFAQVDSPLLYIDFLSWASGENNGTTHTYLGEAWNEFWNGDRELAIQSLEEKLVEDDDLYGFPINVDLHVHALFFMNLLDENTEATEAYYVKYTEEMEDQQIDYTSWYNLQPSVHLAYEEWQR; this is encoded by the coding sequence ATGAAAAAAGTATTATTAACACTTGGAATCGTAGTAGCCGTTATCACCGGCTTTTTCCTCCTTCAATCGGAGTCTCGAGAACAGATCTCGAGCGGAGCCGAAGCACAAAACGACATAACTAATGAGGTGACAAACGACATAACTAATGAGGTGACAAACGACATCACCCATACCGAAGCAAACGAAACAACGGACACAGAGGTGGAGGACATCGAACCTCTTTCTTCTCAAGAAATAGAATCTCAGGTCGATCGTGCACTCGAAGTCATTGCGTATAAGGATTTCGAATCTGTCATCGAGATACTCGAGCCAGTCTTAGCAGCCGATGAAAATCATCAGCTAGCCAACGAATTGATGGGGCACGCACTGTTTTTTGTTGATGATTATGAACAAGCTCTCGTGCATTTCGAGCGGTTGGAGGAGCGTTCGTTAAATCTGGTAAAGGCGATGGCGGAGCTTAGCTATTTGTCTGGTGACGTAGAGAAAGCGAGTGGCTACGCGGATACTGCGGAAGCGGAGTTTAACGCCATTATGGAGGGCGAAGGATTTGAGAGTCGAGGCATTGAAGCTGTCAACAGCATCTGGGTGTCAGCCTTCCCTGCACTCATTAGCGAAGGACTTTCTCTCGAAGATATGATAGATGTCATCGGTATTTTTGAGGCTCCGACGCGTCTCGTGCTGTTTGAGGAATTAGCCGCCGACACGAGTAACTACCACGTCATTGGAGAGCGGGGCTTTATCGACATGGCGATGCTCGAGGCCTCTCGTCATGATTTCGTCGCAGCTAAGCGCCTCATGGAGCAGTTTCACGACTTCGCTCAGGTCGATTCACCCCTTCTCTACATCGACTTTCTCTCTTGGGCTTCTGGAGAAAATAACGGGACGACGCACACCTATTTAGGCGAGGCATGGAACGAGTTTTGGAACGGCGACCGTGAGCTTGCTATCCAATCACTTGAAGAAAAATTAGTAGAAGATGATGACTTGTATGGTTTTCCTATTAACGTAGATCTCCACGTACACGCGCTATTCTTTATGAATCTATTAGATGAAAATACGGAAGCAACGGAAGCCTACTACGTAAAATATACAGAGGAAATGGAAGACCAGCAGATCGATTACACTAGTTGGTATAATTTACAGCCATCCGTGCACCTAGCATATGAAGAATGGCAGAGATAA
- the rbsD gene encoding D-ribose pyranase, whose protein sequence is MKKQGILNRDIAGVLAKMGHTDQLVIADCGLPIPPNVLCIDLSLKQGIPSFLDVLNEITNDMVVEKIILAEEIKTKNVYVHDDLRIKLGTDIKVDYVTHEDFKLQLKHVKAIIRTGETTPYANVILQSGVIF, encoded by the coding sequence ATGAAAAAGCAAGGAATCTTGAACCGAGATATAGCAGGGGTTTTAGCGAAGATGGGGCATACAGATCAGCTCGTTATAGCGGACTGCGGCTTGCCGATACCACCTAACGTGCTATGCATTGATCTGTCATTGAAGCAAGGAATTCCATCATTTTTGGATGTGCTAAATGAAATAACGAATGATATGGTTGTGGAAAAAATAATACTGGCTGAAGAAATTAAAACAAAGAATGTGTATGTACATGATGACCTTCGAATAAAGCTCGGAACTGATATAAAGGTTGACTATGTTACACATGAGGATTTTAAGTTGCAATTAAAGCATGTAAAAGCAATTATTCGAACAGGTGAAACAACACCATATGCAAATGTCATCCTTCAATCTGGCGTTATTTTTTGA
- the rbsK gene encoding ribokinase — translation MSKSTIAVIGSINMDMVTETTNFPKQGETVLGDSFKTFPGGKGANQAVAAARLGASVSMFGCVGDDAFGNVLLDALKHDHVNIDNVEPVTHINSGVATIIVSDHDNRIIVHQGANAHVTPDYIDRHLASILANDIVIVQLEIPVQTVEYILDRCHGKVPVIINPAPAQSLPLQTLEKATYLTPNETEYKQLFELNDTLTDKLIITLGSQGAAYYTSGEKIKVLGFQVNPLDTTGAGDTFNGAFAVKVAEGATLKEAIRFANAAAALSIQQLGAQTGMPSRESVESFIRMNEENVT, via the coding sequence ATGAGTAAATCTACGATTGCTGTAATTGGTAGTATCAATATGGATATGGTGACAGAGACAACAAACTTCCCAAAGCAAGGTGAAACTGTGCTTGGAGACTCCTTTAAAACCTTTCCAGGTGGAAAAGGTGCTAATCAAGCTGTTGCCGCAGCAAGGTTAGGGGCATCAGTTAGCATGTTTGGATGTGTGGGTGACGATGCGTTTGGTAATGTTCTACTCGACGCATTAAAGCATGATCATGTAAATATTGATAATGTGGAACCGGTTACACATATAAATTCTGGAGTTGCTACAATCATTGTCTCCGATCACGATAATCGAATCATTGTTCATCAAGGCGCGAATGCACATGTAACCCCAGACTATATTGATCGTCATTTAGCTAGCATTTTAGCGAATGACATTGTCATTGTGCAGCTAGAAATTCCGGTGCAAACAGTTGAGTATATTTTAGACCGCTGTCACGGGAAAGTACCAGTTATCATTAATCCTGCACCTGCTCAGTCTTTACCACTCCAGACCTTAGAAAAAGCAACTTATTTAACACCTAATGAGACAGAATATAAGCAGCTTTTTGAACTTAATGACACACTCACTGATAAATTAATTATTACGTTAGGTTCACAGGGCGCTGCCTACTATACCTCTGGTGAAAAAATTAAAGTATTAGGCTTTCAAGTAAATCCGCTAGATACAACTGGCGCTGGAGATACATTTAATGGAGCTTTTGCCGTTAAAGTCGCTGAAGGAGCAACATTAAAAGAGGCAATTCGCTTCGCTAATGCGGCAGCTGCATTAAGTATTCAACAATTAGGAGCGCAAACTGGAATGCCTTCACGAGAATCAGTAGAATCATTTATCCGAATGAATGAGGAGAATGTGACATGA
- the rbsB gene encoding ribose ABC transporter substrate-binding protein RbsB yields the protein MKKVLVWVMFAVVGMFLLACSTEAPGSGGNANEDTDNTSNNAAGNDSGDADYTVGFSISTLNNPFFVTLQEGAEAKAEELGIEIIMVDAQDDDAKQVNDVEDLIQQGVDVILINPTDSSSVVTAVSSANDAGIPVITVDRGADGGDVVSHIASDNVAGGEMAGDLLVELLGEGAEVAEIEGIPGSSAARERGEGFNNIATDALSVVSSQTANFNRAEGLNVMENILQSNPDIVGVFAHNDEMALGALEAAEASGMDELVIVGFDATDDAVAAVEAGRLAGTVAQQPTLIGEQALETALAFLQDEDVEDFIPVELELVRE from the coding sequence ATGAAAAAGGTACTTGTATGGGTGATGTTTGCAGTAGTAGGGATGTTTTTATTAGCGTGTTCAACAGAAGCGCCAGGCAGCGGAGGCAATGCTAACGAAGACACGGATAATACGAGCAACAACGCAGCTGGAAACGATTCAGGAGACGCAGATTATACGGTCGGATTCTCTATTTCAACGCTCAATAACCCGTTCTTTGTCACTTTACAAGAGGGTGCTGAAGCGAAGGCAGAAGAGCTAGGAATCGAAATAATCATGGTTGATGCACAGGACGATGACGCTAAACAGGTGAATGATGTGGAAGATTTAATTCAGCAAGGCGTAGATGTTATTTTAATTAATCCAACCGATTCATCCTCTGTCGTTACGGCAGTTTCATCTGCAAACGATGCAGGAATCCCTGTTATCACAGTTGACCGTGGAGCAGATGGTGGTGACGTTGTCAGTCATATTGCTTCTGACAACGTAGCAGGCGGAGAAATGGCTGGAGATCTTTTAGTTGAACTATTAGGCGAAGGTGCAGAAGTAGCTGAAATTGAGGGCATTCCAGGATCATCTGCTGCGCGTGAACGTGGAGAGGGATTTAATAATATTGCGACGGATGCTTTATCTGTTGTATCCTCTCAGACAGCTAACTTTAACAGAGCTGAAGGTCTAAATGTTATGGAGAACATTTTACAGAGTAATCCCGATATAGTCGGTGTATTCGCACACAACGATGAAATGGCATTAGGTGCATTAGAAGCTGCAGAAGCTTCAGGTATGGACGAACTAGTTATTGTAGGCTTTGACGCAACGGATGATGCTGTGGCAGCGGTAGAGGCAGGTCGCTTAGCTGGAACAGTTGCGCAACAGCCAACTTTAATTGGGGAACAAGCGCTTGAGACGGCGCTAGCGTTCCTTCAAGATGAAGATGTGGAAGACTTTATTCCAGTAGAACTAGAGCTAGTCCGAGAATAA